The following are from one region of the Carassius gibelio isolate Cgi1373 ecotype wild population from Czech Republic chromosome A13, carGib1.2-hapl.c, whole genome shotgun sequence genome:
- the LOC128026185 gene encoding heme-binding protein 2-like, producing the protein MARTLLSILCLLVGLVCFPSTGCWEAPWFCHGRECPVYTVVQQYEGFEERNYEVSHWITTDVASSSNSDLKDGFWKLYYFNQGQNSENKEIAMTRPVVVSVKEADFTGERQVSISVFQSDADIPEPNDNTIRKTVIPGGTVYVRSFSGVASDEDALENVQQLREDLRAAGKVFVENRYDAAGYDAPWDLINRHNEVWVRAP; encoded by the exons ATGGCGAGGACTCTACTTTCCATTCTGTGTCTCCTGGTTGGACTTGTATGTTTCCCAAGTACAGGATGTTGGGAAGCACCCTGGTTCTGTCATGGACGTGAGTGTCCCGTGTACactgtggtgcaacagtatgag GGATTTGAGGAGCGCAATTATGAAGTGAGCCATTGGATTACCACTGATGTTGCGAGTTCCAGCAACAGTGATTTAAAAGATGGCTTttggaaattgtattatttcaatCAAGGGCAAAACAGCGAGA ATAAGGAGATTGCTATGACCAGGCCTGTGGTGGTCTCTGTGAAGGAAGCTGATTTTACGGGGGAGCGACAGGTGTCTATTTCCGTCTTTCAGTCTGACGCGGACATCCCTGAGCCTAACGATAATACCATCAGAAAAACAGTCATACCAGGCGGTACTGTCTACGTCAG GTCATTTAGTGGTGTGGCATCTGATGAAGACGCATTAGAGAATGTGCAGCAGCTTAGGGAGGACCTCAGGGCTGCAGGAAAGGTGTTTGTTGAAAACAGATATGATGCAGCTGGATATGATGCACCATGGGATTTGATCAACAGGCATAATGAAGTTTGGGTTCGTGCACCCTGA
- the LOC128026184 gene encoding coiled-coil domain-containing protein 85A isoform X1: MEKPTQSSISKNAEGPSEDLSKLTDEELLKWSKEDLVRRLRRAETEKMSVIVDHSNLIREVNRRLQQHLNEIRGLKEVNQKLQEDNQELRDLCCFLDDDRQKGKKVSREWQRLGRYSAGIMRKEVTLYLQKLKELEQRQEEVVRENLELREMCFMLDEEKGSGGTCGPVGTGGPAGCRNSIDSQSSLSHASGPGPGLLRDVGDGSSTSSAGSTDSPDHLTHKQQLLGGPVGGSPDHLHKPGSGKEATGPEQASRRHSTSQEYAAHTFPQVCRSRCGSFSSPDHKGLRGLSPEKLGKRGSPEQFSKHLLVSSQPPGSPDFFQKHRGSMGSVCGSPEPKQILSGTPEHLQKGRVISGSPELLRHQHGKFGSPGREVAQKRPGVEEMSPHHRSIYSGMNALISAGCCTNSCRSVKLWDSFDAS, encoded by the exons ATGGAAAAGCCCACCCAGTCGAGCATTTCCAAGAACGCAGAAGGTCCCTCAGAGGATCTTTCCAAACTTACGGATGAGGAGCTTCTGAAATGGAGCAAGGAGGACCTGGTACGCCGGCTCCGCAGAGCTGAAACTGAGAAGATGAGCGTCATAGTGGACCACAGCAATCTCATCCGAGAGGTGAACCGCAGGCTTCAGCAGCACCTCAACGAAATACGTGGTTTGAAG GAGGTGAATCAGAAGCTGCAAGAGGACAACCAGGAGCTGCGGGACCTCTGCTGCTTTCTGGATGACGACCGGCAGAAAGGAAAAAAGGTTTCGAGGGAGTGGCAGCGCCTGGGCCGCTACAGTGCAGGAATCATGCGTAAGGAGGTGACGCTTTACCTGCAGAAGCTGAAAGAGCTGGAGCAGAGGCAGGAGGAAGTGGTGAGGGAGAACCTTGAACTGAGAGAGATGTGCTTCATGCTGGATGAGGAGAAGGGCTCTGGAGGTACTTGTGGGCCAGTGGGTACCGGGGGACCAGCTGGATGCAGGAATTCAATCGATAGCCAGAGTAGCCTGTCTCACGCTAGCGGTCCTGGGCCTGGCCTACTAAGAGATGTGGGTGATGGGAGCAGTACCTCCAGCGCGGGCAGCACTGACAGCCCTGACCATCTCACACATAAGCAGCAGCTGTTGGGTGGCCCAGTTGGAGGCAGTCCTGATCACCTACATAAGCCAGGCTCAGGGAAGGAGGCAACGGGTCCTGAGCAAGCAAGCCGCAGACATAGCACCAGCCAGGAGTACGCAGCGCATACTTTCCCCCAAGTGTGCCGGTCTCGCTGTGGGTCCTTCTCCAGTCCAGATCATAAGGGCCTACGGGGTCTGAGTCCAGAGAAACTTGGCAAGAGAGGCAGCCCAGAACAGTTCTCGAAACACCTGCTGGTGTCCTCTCAGCCACCTGGCAGCCCGGACTTTTTCCAGAAGCACAGGGGTAGCATGGGTAGTGTGTGTGGGAGTCCAGAGCCCAAACAGATTCTATCAGGGACACCGGAGCACCTACAGAAGGGCCGTGTCATATCTGGGAGCCCTGAGTTGTTGAGGCATCAGCATGGAAAGTTTGGCAGCCCCGGCCGAGAGGTGGCACAGAAGAGACCGGGTGTAGAGGAGATGTCCCCTCATCATCGGAGCATCTATAGCGGTATGAATG CTCTGATATCGGCTGGCTGTTGCACCAACTCCTGTAGAAGTGTCAAGCTTTGGGACAG TTTTGATGCCTCTTGA
- the LOC128026184 gene encoding coiled-coil domain-containing protein 85A isoform X2, whose amino-acid sequence MEKPTQSSISKNAEGPSEDLSKLTDEELLKWSKEDLVRRLRRAETEKMSVIVDHSNLIREVNRRLQQHLNEIRGLKEVNQKLQEDNQELRDLCCFLDDDRQKGKKVSREWQRLGRYSAGIMRKEVTLYLQKLKELEQRQEEVVRENLELREMCFMLDEEKGSGGTCGPVGTGGPAGCRNSIDSQSSLSHASGPGPGLLRDVGDGSSTSSAGSTDSPDHLTHKQQLLGGPVGGSPDHLHKPGSGKEATGPEQASRRHSTSQEYAAHTFPQVCRSRCGSFSSPDHKGLRGLSPEKLGKRGSPEQFSKHLLVSSQPPGSPDFFQKHRGSMGSVCGSPEPKQILSGTPEHLQKGRVISGSPELLRHQHGKFGSPGREVAQKRPGVEEMSPHHRSIYSALISAGCCTNSCRSVKLWDSFDAS is encoded by the exons ATGGAAAAGCCCACCCAGTCGAGCATTTCCAAGAACGCAGAAGGTCCCTCAGAGGATCTTTCCAAACTTACGGATGAGGAGCTTCTGAAATGGAGCAAGGAGGACCTGGTACGCCGGCTCCGCAGAGCTGAAACTGAGAAGATGAGCGTCATAGTGGACCACAGCAATCTCATCCGAGAGGTGAACCGCAGGCTTCAGCAGCACCTCAACGAAATACGTGGTTTGAAG GAGGTGAATCAGAAGCTGCAAGAGGACAACCAGGAGCTGCGGGACCTCTGCTGCTTTCTGGATGACGACCGGCAGAAAGGAAAAAAGGTTTCGAGGGAGTGGCAGCGCCTGGGCCGCTACAGTGCAGGAATCATGCGTAAGGAGGTGACGCTTTACCTGCAGAAGCTGAAAGAGCTGGAGCAGAGGCAGGAGGAAGTGGTGAGGGAGAACCTTGAACTGAGAGAGATGTGCTTCATGCTGGATGAGGAGAAGGGCTCTGGAGGTACTTGTGGGCCAGTGGGTACCGGGGGACCAGCTGGATGCAGGAATTCAATCGATAGCCAGAGTAGCCTGTCTCACGCTAGCGGTCCTGGGCCTGGCCTACTAAGAGATGTGGGTGATGGGAGCAGTACCTCCAGCGCGGGCAGCACTGACAGCCCTGACCATCTCACACATAAGCAGCAGCTGTTGGGTGGCCCAGTTGGAGGCAGTCCTGATCACCTACATAAGCCAGGCTCAGGGAAGGAGGCAACGGGTCCTGAGCAAGCAAGCCGCAGACATAGCACCAGCCAGGAGTACGCAGCGCATACTTTCCCCCAAGTGTGCCGGTCTCGCTGTGGGTCCTTCTCCAGTCCAGATCATAAGGGCCTACGGGGTCTGAGTCCAGAGAAACTTGGCAAGAGAGGCAGCCCAGAACAGTTCTCGAAACACCTGCTGGTGTCCTCTCAGCCACCTGGCAGCCCGGACTTTTTCCAGAAGCACAGGGGTAGCATGGGTAGTGTGTGTGGGAGTCCAGAGCCCAAACAGATTCTATCAGGGACACCGGAGCACCTACAGAAGGGCCGTGTCATATCTGGGAGCCCTGAGTTGTTGAGGCATCAGCATGGAAAGTTTGGCAGCCCCGGCCGAGAGGTGGCACAGAAGAGACCGGGTGTAGAGGAGATGTCCCCTCATCATCGGAGCATCTATAGCG CTCTGATATCGGCTGGCTGTTGCACCAACTCCTGTAGAAGTGTCAAGCTTTGGGACAG TTTTGATGCCTCTTGA